A DNA window from Campylobacter lari contains the following coding sequences:
- a CDS encoding aspartate/glutamate racemase family protein — MKTIGLIGGMSYESTLSYYEIINKLTNEKLGKLHSAKIVLTSVDFEEIEECQRKNDWQKASEILTQHALLLQKSGVDFILICTNTMHKCYENIQKNIQIPILHIAKAMLLELQEQNIDKVLLLGTKYTMQEDFYKQLLINSKIEVFIPKNDDILKLNDIIFNELCKGIINEKSKRYLCDLIAQFPEIQGVILGCTELGLIIKESSKKLFDSAYIHAKMATLKALENE, encoded by the coding sequence TTGAAAACCATAGGTTTAATAGGCGGAATGAGTTATGAAAGCACACTTAGTTATTATGAAATTATCAATAAATTAACAAATGAAAAATTAGGAAAATTACATAGTGCCAAGATAGTTTTAACTAGCGTTGATTTTGAAGAAATAGAAGAATGTCAACGAAAGAATGATTGGCAAAAAGCAAGTGAAATTTTAACCCAACATGCCCTACTTTTGCAAAAAAGTGGAGTTGATTTTATATTAATTTGCACTAATACTATGCATAAATGTTATGAAAATATACAAAAAAACATTCAAATTCCTATCTTACATATAGCCAAAGCTATGCTTTTAGAACTTCAAGAGCAAAATATCGATAAAGTATTGTTATTGGGGACAAAATACACTATGCAAGAAGATTTTTATAAACAACTTTTAATTAACTCAAAGATTGAAGTTTTTATTCCCAAAAATGATGATATTTTAAAGCTTAATGACATTATTTTTAATGAACTTTGCAAAGGTATTATAAATGAAAAATCAAAAAGATATTTATGTGATTTGATTGCTCAATTTCCGGAGATTCAAGGAGTGATTTTGGGTTGTACTGAACTTGGTTTGATTATAAAAGAAAGCTCTAAAAAGCTATTTGATAGTGCATATATTCATGCAAAAATGGCTACTTTGAAAGCTTTGGAGAATGAGTGA
- a CDS encoding tyrosine-type recombinase/integrase, with product MKYPLDCEENFEKSFLFWLCRYVKFKLNSLSNKELKDPQALAVVNLALSKGVKNIQELDAYVKKARNAGLSGVNTYFNPLKKLYEYLLFYKLYSLKQIDEELLVEILASISASLSDASKKNYRIAVINFFAFLDKQNEEDQKAHIFDINLKNWAGVSGSKGVKLPEYMSEDEVSKFLDAIDNTDFKSNTIRNRLIIKIIIFTGIRVSEAINIKLKDISEENDLYIIRIRAKGNKYRVVMIKKELIEHLLKDVRINYLSYDGLLFVNRNGKALTQAYVSRIVEQILFKAGIRKQKNGAHMLRHTFATLLYKKQKDLVLVQEALGHASLNTSRIYTHFDNEKLKLAAEVAKKLHDRT from the coding sequence ATGAAATATCCTCTAGATTGTGAAGAAAATTTTGAAAAGTCATTTTTATTTTGGCTTTGTAGATATGTGAAATTTAAACTAAATTCTTTATCAAATAAAGAATTAAAAGACCCCCAAGCCTTGGCTGTAGTAAATTTAGCCTTAAGTAAGGGTGTTAAAAATATACAAGAGCTTGATGCTTATGTAAAAAAAGCAAGAAATGCAGGACTTAGCGGTGTAAATACATATTTTAATCCTTTGAAAAAACTTTATGAGTATTTGTTATTTTATAAGCTTTATTCGCTAAAACAAATCGATGAAGAGCTTTTAGTAGAAATTTTAGCAAGTATTAGTGCTTCTTTGTCTGATGCGAGTAAGAAAAACTACCGCATAGCTGTGATTAATTTTTTTGCATTTTTAGATAAACAAAATGAAGAAGATCAAAAAGCACATATTTTTGATATCAACCTTAAAAATTGGGCAGGTGTAAGTGGCTCTAAAGGAGTTAAGCTACCTGAGTATATGAGTGAAGATGAAGTGAGTAAATTTTTAGATGCTATTGATAATACAGATTTTAAAAGTAATACCATACGCAATCGCTTGATTATTAAAATCATCATTTTTACAGGAATTAGGGTTAGTGAAGCTATTAATATAAAATTAAAAGATATTAGTGAAGAAAATGATCTTTATATTATACGCATTAGAGCTAAAGGTAATAAATACCGCGTTGTGATGATTAAAAAAGAGCTTATAGAACATCTTTTAAAAGATGTAAGGATAAATTATCTTTCTTATGATGGACTTTTATTTGTTAATCGCAATGGCAAAGCCCTAACCCAAGCTTATGTTTCGCGTATAGTAGAACAAATTTTATTTAAAGCAGGAATTCGCAAGCAAAAAAATGGAGCCCATATGTTAAGACATACTTTTGCTACCCTACTTTATAAAAAACAAAAAGATTTAGTTTTAGTCCAAGAAGCACTAGGGCATGCGAGTTTAAATACTTCAAGAATTTATACGCACTTTGATAATGAAAAGCTAAAATTAGCTGCAGAGGTAGCCAAAAAACTTCACGATAGAACCTAG
- a CDS encoding substrate-binding domain-containing protein, translating into MKKFLFLSLFAAAALNAEILVYGPGGPAPVLKELAKQFEEKHGEKVIINAGPTPKWIKKAKTDADIIYSGNTSMMDGFVKAMPKQIKIEDVQVLNARGSGMIVRANNPKKIKKFEDLLKDGVNVMVVDGAGQVGLYEDMALKTGKIENLEKLRKNIKVYAKNSKAAVDEWKNNQNIDALIIWTHWIKAVGEKENKFILADKNSIIYRAAEIVPTQKGLKNPKVAEFIKFTQSKEAQKIWKKEGWVAK; encoded by the coding sequence ATGAAAAAATTTTTATTTTTAAGTTTATTTGCTGCAGCTGCATTAAATGCTGAAATTTTAGTTTATGGTCCAGGTGGTCCTGCTCCTGTTTTGAAAGAGCTTGCTAAGCAATTTGAAGAAAAACATGGAGAAAAAGTTATTATTAATGCAGGACCAACACCTAAATGGATAAAAAAAGCAAAAACAGATGCTGATATTATTTATTCAGGTAATACTTCTATGATGGATGGTTTTGTTAAAGCAATGCCAAAACAAATCAAAATAGAAGATGTTCAAGTTTTAAATGCTAGAGGCTCGGGTATGATTGTAAGAGCAAATAATCCAAAAAAAATTAAAAAATTTGAAGATCTTTTAAAAGATGGTGTTAATGTTATGGTGGTTGATGGAGCAGGGCAGGTTGGCTTATATGAGGATATGGCTTTAAAAACAGGAAAAATTGAAAACCTAGAAAAATTAAGAAAAAACATTAAAGTATATGCTAAAAATTCAAAAGCAGCGGTTGATGAGTGGAAAAATAATCAAAATATCGATGCTTTAATCATTTGGACACATTGGATTAAAGCAGTTGGAGAGAAAGAAAATAAATTTATTTTAGCGGATAAAAATTCAATCATTTACAGAGCAGCTGAAATAGTTCCAACGCAAAAAGGTTTAAAAAATCCAAAAGTAGCTGAATTCATCAAATTTACACAAAGTAAAGAAGCTCAAAAAATTTGGAAAAAAGAAGGTTGGGTAGCTAAATAA
- a CDS encoding class 1 fructose-bisphosphatase: protein MQELIDDIQKAVIEISKELRYLKDFDYTTSQNATGDNQLKLDVKSDEIITRILKQSKGLKSLISEEKQEQLLINENEKYVVAYDPLDGSSLVDVNFAIGSIFAIYEQKASAKNLKAAIYAIYGVRLELIVCIDTPKLYRLNEKDEFVFVKDLKLNEKGKLNASGGTQKNWSNTHRAFIKALFDEGYRLRYSGAMVSDLHQILLKGGGLFSYPATSDAPNGKLRAYFEVFPFAFIFEKAGGFSTNGENDSLLDLEFEKIHASTPCFLGSKYEIEKLKQAYKGF, encoded by the coding sequence ATGCAAGAATTAATTGACGATATACAAAAAGCAGTGATTGAAATTTCAAAAGAACTTAGATATTTAAAAGATTTTGATTATACCACTTCTCAAAATGCCACAGGAGATAATCAATTAAAACTTGATGTGAAAAGCGATGAGATTATCACTAGAATTTTAAAGCAAAGCAAAGGTTTAAAAAGCTTAATTAGCGAGGAAAAACAAGAGCAATTGCTAATCAATGAAAATGAAAAATATGTTGTTGCTTATGATCCTTTAGATGGTTCTTCTTTAGTAGATGTGAATTTTGCTATAGGTTCTATTTTTGCTATTTATGAGCAAAAGGCTAGTGCAAAAAATCTAAAAGCAGCAATTTATGCTATTTATGGCGTGCGTTTAGAGCTTATAGTGTGTATAGACACTCCTAAGCTTTATAGATTAAACGAAAAAGATGAATTTGTTTTTGTTAAGGATTTAAAATTAAACGAAAAAGGCAAATTAAATGCAAGCGGTGGGACACAAAAAAATTGGTCAAATACTCATAGAGCCTTTATAAAAGCTTTATTTGATGAGGGTTATCGCTTGAGATATTCTGGTGCTATGGTGAGTGATTTGCACCAAATTTTACTCAAAGGTGGAGGGTTGTTTTCATATCCTGCAACAAGCGATGCACCAAATGGAAAATTAAGAGCATATTTTGAGGTGTTTCCTTTTGCTTTTATTTTTGAAAAAGCAGGAGGATTTTCTACCAATGGAGAAAATGATTCTTTACTTGATTTAGAATTTGAAAAAATTCATGCAAGTACGCCATGCTTTTTGGGTTCTAAATATGAAATTGAAAAACTAAAACAAGCTTATAAAGGTTTTTAA
- the ybeY gene encoding rRNA maturation RNase YbeY — protein sequence MIFCEEEMDISFLEKIAQKMSDQNIELVLVNERVMREINFSQRGIDKTTDVLSFPLMQNCENLLGSIVINLDEVSKKAMEYKHSNEEEMALLFIHAMLHLQGYDHEVDQGQMRQKEQEWIEYFKLPKSLIVRVQEE from the coding sequence ATGATTTTTTGTGAAGAAGAAATGGATATTTCTTTTCTTGAAAAAATAGCACAGAAAATGAGCGATCAAAATATAGAGCTTGTTTTGGTAAATGAAAGAGTTATGCGTGAGATTAATTTTAGTCAAAGAGGTATAGATAAAACTACAGATGTGTTATCTTTTCCTTTGATGCAAAATTGTGAAAATTTACTTGGTAGCATTGTGATAAATTTAGATGAAGTAAGTAAAAAAGCAATGGAGTATAAACACAGTAATGAAGAAGAGATGGCATTACTTTTTATACATGCTATGCTTCATTTACAAGGATATGATCATGAGGTAGATCAAGGACAAATGAGACAAAAAGAACAAGAATGGATTGAATATTTTAAACTACCAAAAAGCCTGATAGTAAGAGTGCAAGAGGAGTAA
- the metG gene encoding methionine--tRNA ligase gives MRYITTPIYYVNDVAHIGHAYTTIIADTLARFYRLQGEKTFFLTGTDEHGQKIEQAASVRNFTPKEYADEISAKFKKLWDEFEISYDYFIRTTDENHKLSVQKAFKKMYDKGDIYKGTYEGFYCVSCESYFTQTQLINECHCPDCGKKTQLLKEESYFFKLSKYQDQILKWYKEKEPILPKNKANELIYFVEGGLKDLSITRTSFEWGIKLPKELNDEKHVVYVWLDALMNYVSALGYGLDDENMDLWPAYIHFVGKDILRFHAVYWPAFLMSLELPLPKFIAAHGWWTKDGEKMSKSKGNVVAPKEVADTFGLEAFRYFLLREVPFGNDGDFSQKALITRINAELSNELGNLLNRIIGMSAKYSQNIIECKDVNLYFNQELNECKEYLDNAINALENIQPNRYLEELFKALSLANLSISKYEPWKLIKNNQTQKANALVALCANILTKATILLSAAMPKIALKIAKALNFEISNENYQKLILNNQLCDLKSSACEALFPKVELTQENKKEEKLEEKPNLAQIKIDDFKKIEIKVALVKDCQNIEGSEKLLKFQLELENGELRQVLSGIAKFYKASELIGKQVCVITNLKKAKIFGHESQGMILSAQKDGKLVLISPQGFIENGALIG, from the coding sequence ATGCGTTATATTACTACCCCGATATATTATGTAAATGATGTGGCTCATATTGGTCATGCTTACACTACGATTATAGCAGATACTTTGGCTAGATTTTATCGCTTACAAGGAGAAAAAACATTCTTTTTAACAGGCACAGATGAACATGGTCAAAAAATAGAGCAAGCTGCTAGCGTTAGAAATTTTACTCCTAAAGAATATGCAGATGAAATTAGTGCTAAGTTTAAAAAACTTTGGGATGAGTTTGAGATTTCTTATGATTATTTCATTAGAACTACGGATGAAAATCACAAATTAAGCGTTCAAAAAGCATTTAAAAAAATGTATGATAAAGGTGATATTTACAAAGGCACTTATGAAGGCTTTTATTGTGTTTCTTGTGAGAGTTATTTTACTCAAACTCAACTTATAAATGAGTGTCATTGTCCAGATTGTGGTAAGAAAACACAGCTTTTAAAAGAAGAAAGTTATTTTTTCAAGCTTTCTAAATATCAAGATCAAATTCTTAAATGGTACAAAGAAAAAGAGCCGATTTTACCCAAAAATAAGGCTAATGAGTTGATTTATTTTGTAGAAGGTGGCTTAAAAGATCTTTCCATTACAAGAACGAGTTTTGAATGGGGTATAAAGCTTCCAAAAGAACTAAATGATGAAAAACATGTGGTGTATGTTTGGCTTGATGCTTTGATGAATTATGTGAGTGCTTTGGGCTATGGACTTGATGATGAAAATATGGATCTTTGGCCTGCTTATATACACTTTGTAGGCAAAGATATTTTGCGTTTTCATGCAGTGTATTGGCCTGCGTTTTTGATGAGTTTAGAACTTCCTTTACCTAAATTTATAGCAGCACATGGTTGGTGGACTAAAGATGGTGAAAAAATGAGCAAATCTAAAGGTAATGTAGTAGCGCCTAAAGAAGTAGCAGATACTTTTGGTTTAGAGGCTTTTAGATATTTTTTACTCAGAGAAGTTCCTTTTGGTAATGATGGAGATTTTTCGCAAAAAGCATTAATCACTAGAATCAATGCAGAATTAAGCAATGAGCTTGGAAATTTATTAAATAGAATTATCGGTATGAGTGCTAAGTATTCTCAAAATATTATTGAGTGTAAAGATGTGAATTTGTATTTTAATCAAGAATTAAATGAATGCAAAGAGTATTTAGATAATGCAATCAATGCTTTGGAAAATATCCAGCCAAATCGCTATTTAGAGGAACTTTTCAAGGCTTTATCTTTAGCAAATTTAAGTATTAGTAAATATGAGCCTTGGAAATTGATTAAAAATAATCAAACGCAAAAAGCTAATGCTTTAGTGGCTTTATGTGCTAATATTTTAACAAAAGCAACTATTTTACTTTCAGCTGCTATGCCAAAGATAGCATTAAAAATTGCAAAGGCTTTAAATTTTGAAATATCAAACGAAAATTATCAAAAACTAATTTTAAATAATCAATTATGTGATTTAAAATCAAGTGCATGTGAAGCTTTGTTTCCAAAAGTTGAATTAACCCAAGAAAACAAAAAAGAAGAAAAATTAGAAGAGAAGCCAAATTTAGCTCAAATTAAAATAGATGATTTTAAAAAAATCGAAATCAAAGTAGCATTAGTAAAAGATTGTCAGAATATAGAAGGCAGTGAAAAGCTTTTAAAATTTCAACTTGAACTTGAAAATGGCGAACTAAGACAAGTGCTTTCAGGTATTGCTAAATTTTATAAAGCTAGTGAGTTAATAGGCAAGCAAGTTTGCGTAATTACAAATCTAAAAAAAGCTAAAATTTTTGGTCATGAAAGCCAAGGTATGATTTTAAGTGCTCAAAAAGATGGAAAATTAGTTTTGATAAGCCCGCAAGGCTTTATCGAAAATGGAGCTTTAATAGGCTAG
- the queC gene encoding 7-cyano-7-deazaguanine synthase QueC, with amino-acid sequence MKKALCIISGGMDSTLCAYLAKKEGYEIIALHFDYNQRTMLKERECFNKICEKLNIKTKYILDVSFIANIGGNSLTDLNLEIPKEKLHEKEVPNTYVPFRNGIFLSIAGAIAEKENCESIFIGVVQEDSSGYPDCSAKFIQKANEFINEGTTKTCKVQIKTPLVHLSKGQIVELALKEKVALEYTWSCYERGDKACGKCDSCLLRLKGFKEANVKDFIEYV; translated from the coding sequence ATGAAAAAAGCTCTTTGTATTATAAGTGGTGGTATGGATAGTACTTTATGTGCATATTTAGCTAAAAAAGAAGGATATGAGATCATTGCTTTACATTTTGACTATAACCAACGCACCATGCTTAAAGAAAGGGAATGTTTTAATAAAATTTGTGAAAAACTTAACATAAAAACAAAATATATTTTAGATGTGTCATTTATAGCAAATATTGGAGGAAACTCACTAACAGATTTAAATTTAGAAATTCCCAAAGAAAAACTACATGAAAAAGAAGTCCCAAACACCTATGTTCCTTTTAGAAATGGTATTTTTTTATCTATCGCAGGTGCTATAGCTGAAAAGGAAAATTGTGAAAGTATTTTTATAGGAGTGGTACAAGAAGATAGCAGTGGTTATCCTGATTGTAGTGCGAAATTTATACAAAAAGCTAATGAATTTATCAATGAAGGTACAACAAAAACTTGCAAAGTACAAATAAAAACCCCATTAGTTCATCTAAGTAAAGGACAAATAGTTGAATTAGCCCTAAAAGAAAAGGTAGCCTTAGAATATACTTGGTCTTGCTATGAAAGAGGAGATAAAGCTTGTGGTAAATGTGATAGTTGTTTATTAAGACTAAAAGGCTTTAAAGAGGCTAATGTAAAAGATTTTATAGAATATGTTTAA
- a CDS encoding molybdenum cofactor biosynthesis protein — MFFKKKTAQKQVKQNNISKQDNTLNNDFAQEKRLYEFRENMKKLSKNENSAKLLAKQLSRLIQKSK, encoded by the coding sequence ATGTTTTTTAAGAAAAAAACCGCGCAAAAGCAAGTAAAACAAAACAATATTTCAAAACAAGATAATACTTTAAATAACGACTTTGCACAAGAAAAAAGACTTTACGAATTTAGAGAAAATATGAAAAAACTTAGCAAAAATGAAAATAGTGCTAAACTTTTAGCAAAACAACTTTCAAGATTAATTCAAAAATCCAAATAA
- a CDS encoding PepSY-like domain-containing protein translates to MKKLALAFLISLNTLNAGIVIAPDSLPVNIKQFIKDYFNAEIGLVEQDGYSYEIYLSDGSEIEFSLNGEFKEAENFRSLNYAILPLAIQNTIKNTYPNAAIIEIERKISYYKIELNNQMKLYIDDNGTILRQKFDD, encoded by the coding sequence ATGAAAAAACTAGCTTTAGCTTTTTTGATTAGTTTAAATACTCTTAATGCTGGTATAGTCATAGCACCTGATTCTTTGCCGGTAAATATCAAACAATTTATTAAAGATTACTTTAATGCAGAGATTGGTCTAGTAGAACAAGATGGATATTCTTACGAAATTTATTTAAGTGATGGAAGTGAAATTGAGTTTTCACTCAATGGAGAATTTAAAGAAGCTGAAAATTTCAGATCTTTAAATTATGCTATTTTGCCTTTAGCAATACAAAATACCATTAAAAATACCTATCCAAATGCAGCGATTATTGAAATAGAAAGAAAAATTTCATATTACAAAATAGAACTTAATAATCAAATGAAACTTTATATTGATGATAATGGGACTATTTTAAGACAAAAATTTGACGATTAA
- a CDS encoding SixA phosphatase family protein, translating to MKYIYFIRHAKAQKENYDQDLQRELSSSGKDDLKTMIYRIKDLEFKAQSIISSPAKRCIKTAQKLCKSFSLKEKDIKIEKSFYDGNLKDVLNFIKESKESRVVLIMHNPLLQELCEYLAHIDLENFPTSAILCMQFDIKEFKDIKEHSGEVVFFDYPKSQENN from the coding sequence ATGAAATATATCTATTTTATTCGTCATGCTAAAGCTCAAAAAGAAAATTACGATCAAGATTTACAACGAGAACTTAGTTCTAGTGGAAAAGATGATTTAAAAACTATGATTTATAGGATTAAGGATTTAGAATTTAAAGCCCAAAGCATTATCTCAAGTCCTGCTAAGCGTTGTATAAAAACAGCACAAAAACTCTGTAAAAGCTTTTCTTTAAAAGAAAAAGATATCAAGATAGAAAAAAGCTTTTATGATGGTAATTTAAAGGATGTGTTAAATTTTATAAAAGAATCAAAAGAGAGTAGGGTAGTGCTAATTATGCACAATCCTTTATTGCAAGAACTTTGTGAGTATCTAGCTCATATAGATTTAGAAAACTTTCCAACTTCTGCTATTTTATGTATGCAATTTGATATAAAAGAATTTAAAGATATAAAAGAACACAGTGGGGAAGTTGTGTTTTTTGATTATCCTAAAAGTCAAGAAAATAACTAA
- a CDS encoding YceI family protein — MKKILFGSFLAASILASSALSKEFSLDKAHTNVAFKIKHLQISNVNGNFKDYDAVIDFDSAKFEFNKLQANIKVASINTENKARDAHLQQDDFFKAKTHPNITFTMSKYEKISNEKGKMYGSLSIAGVSKDVVLDTEIGGVIKTDSGKEKAGFTLQGQIKRSDFKFAPDTSSLTLSDEVQISIEAEINEK, encoded by the coding sequence ATGAAAAAAATATTATTTGGTTCATTTTTAGCTGCTTCGATTTTGGCAAGTAGTGCTTTGAGTAAAGAATTTAGCTTAGATAAAGCACACACAAATGTAGCTTTTAAAATCAAACATTTACAAATTAGCAATGTAAATGGAAATTTTAAAGATTATGATGCAGTAATTGATTTTGATAGTGCTAAATTTGAATTTAACAAACTTCAAGCAAATATAAAAGTTGCTTCTATAAACACAGAAAATAAAGCAAGAGATGCACATTTACAACAAGATGATTTTTTTAAAGCAAAAACTCATCCAAACATTACTTTTACTATGAGTAAATATGAAAAAATCTCTAATGAAAAAGGTAAAATGTATGGCTCATTAAGTATTGCTGGAGTAAGCAAAGATGTTGTTTTAGATACTGAAATTGGCGGTGTTATTAAAACAGATAGTGGCAAAGAAAAAGCAGGTTTTACTCTACAAGGACAAATTAAAAGAAGTGATTTCAAATTTGCTCCTGATACTTCTAGCTTAACACTTAGCGATGAAGTACAAATTAGCATCGAAGCAGAAATCAACGAAAAATAA
- the mobB gene encoding molybdopterin-guanine dinucleotide biosynthesis protein B, with translation MKRLAMAFSGPSNSGKTTLITQVAKYFMEQNYKVCIIKHDPKDKASFDIAKKDSFKFFQSGADVMVLSPTRTTLFTHSPSTLDEAISKLGEFDFLLIEGLKTLDMPRISVFCKEVDESYFAYSKAIASYEKIENKNLTWLYLDDLESICDFILKNSKKV, from the coding sequence ATGAAAAGATTAGCAATGGCTTTTAGCGGGCCTTCCAATTCAGGTAAAACGACTTTGATTACTCAAGTTGCTAAGTATTTTATGGAACAAAATTATAAAGTATGCATTATAAAACACGATCCAAAAGATAAAGCAAGCTTTGATATAGCAAAAAAAGATAGTTTTAAATTTTTTCAAAGTGGTGCTGATGTAATGGTTTTAAGTCCTACAAGGACAACTTTATTTACACATTCTCCAAGTACTTTAGATGAAGCTATTTCTAAGCTAGGAGAATTTGATTTTTTACTTATAGAGGGCTTAAAAACCTTAGATATGCCAAGAATTAGCGTTTTTTGTAAAGAAGTAGATGAGAGCTATTTTGCTTATTCTAAGGCTATTGCAAGCTATGAGAAAATTGAAAATAAAAATTTAACTTGGCTTTATTTGGATGATTTGGAAAGTATTTGTGATTTTATATTAAAAAATTCAAAAAAAGTATAG
- a CDS encoding rhomboid family intramembrane serine protease, which produces MVASFLIAFNVIVFIFVNYLYFGSLNLDTILGLNLFFFQGFYWQILSSIFMHGNWPHLILNMIVLFQFGSMLEKYLKSFKFALLYLIGGILCSLLSAFYVYLSFDGSFVNVVGASGAICVLMGYYAYLDKTATKGLIVAILLMSFVPIFMGVNIAWYAHIFGFICGYALGKFKVIR; this is translated from the coding sequence ATGGTAGCTTCATTTTTAATCGCTTTTAATGTTATTGTATTTATTTTTGTAAATTATCTTTATTTTGGTTCTTTAAATTTAGATACTATTTTGGGTTTAAATTTATTTTTTTTTCAAGGATTTTATTGGCAAATTTTAAGCTCAATATTTATGCATGGAAATTGGCCTCATTTGATTTTAAATATGATAGTGCTTTTTCAATTTGGTTCTATGCTTGAAAAATACTTAAAAAGTTTTAAATTTGCTCTGCTTTATTTAATCGGTGGAATTCTTTGCTCTTTGCTTAGTGCTTTTTATGTGTATTTAAGTTTTGATGGCAGTTTTGTAAATGTAGTGGGTGCAAGTGGTGCTATATGTGTTTTAATGGGGTATTATGCATATTTGGATAAAACCGCCACCAAAGGACTTATCGTGGCTATATTATTAATGAGTTTTGTGCCTATTTTTATGGGTGTTAATATAGCTTGGTATGCACATATTTTTGGCTTTATATGTGGATATGCTTTGGGTAAATTTAAGGTTATAAGATGA